Proteins from one Corynebacterium testudinoris genomic window:
- a CDS encoding HesB/IscA family protein has protein sequence MTAPTSSTGVILTDAAAVKAKALLDQEGRDDLALRIAVQPGGCAGLRYQLYFDDRTLDGDKADEVGGVRLVVDKMSVPYLSGARIDFADTIESQGFTIDNPNAGGSCACGDSFN, from the coding sequence ATGACCGCCCCTACCTCCAGCACTGGCGTGATCCTCACCGACGCTGCGGCCGTCAAGGCCAAAGCCCTCCTGGACCAGGAAGGCCGAGATGACCTCGCCCTCCGCATCGCAGTTCAGCCCGGTGGTTGCGCAGGCCTGCGCTACCAGCTCTACTTCGACGACCGCACCCTCGACGGCGACAAAGCCGATGAGGTCGGCGGCGTTCGCCTCGTCGTAGACAAGATGTCCGTCCCCTACCTCTCCGGCGCCCGCATCGATTTCGCCGACACCATCGAGTCCCAGGGCTTCACCATCGACAACCCCAACGCCGGCGGCTCCTGCGCCTGCGGTGACTCCTTCAACTGA
- a CDS encoding DUF3043 domain-containing protein, with protein MKLPWQKSENPSTDPESTTSAEQTAVESEQRPKGYTPPKGRPTPKRREVEIERGVIRDPSTPRSPAQRNAKRKELKKSMSKDEWKAYKAKEREESRKHQRDMQAAMDRGDERYLMARDRGEERRFVRDWIDSRRFLNNYVMPVAIGLLVILFIGTWMPQVANIMSMFAMVLMIFFFIEGVWLGSKVNRAVRAKFPGTSAAGLGMGFYAYSRATQPRKWRTPKPRLSIGDQP; from the coding sequence GTGAAACTCCCCTGGCAGAAATCCGAGAATCCTTCTACTGATCCTGAGTCGACGACGAGTGCTGAGCAGACTGCTGTGGAGTCGGAGCAGCGTCCTAAGGGCTATACGCCGCCGAAGGGCCGTCCGACTCCGAAGCGCCGTGAGGTAGAGATTGAGCGCGGTGTTATCCGTGATCCATCTACGCCTCGTTCCCCCGCCCAGCGCAATGCGAAGCGGAAGGAATTGAAGAAGTCCATGTCTAAGGACGAGTGGAAGGCGTATAAGGCGAAGGAGCGCGAGGAGTCGCGTAAGCATCAGCGTGACATGCAGGCGGCGATGGATCGTGGTGATGAGCGTTATCTCATGGCTCGCGACCGGGGTGAGGAGCGTCGTTTTGTGCGCGATTGGATTGATTCGCGTCGCTTCCTCAACAATTACGTGATGCCGGTGGCTATTGGCTTGCTGGTCATTTTGTTCATTGGCACGTGGATGCCGCAGGTAGCGAACATTATGTCGATGTTTGCGATGGTGTTGATGATCTTCTTCTTCATCGAGGGCGTGTGGCTGGGTTCGAAGGTCAATCGTGCGGTTCGGGCGAAGTTCCCGGGTACGTCCGCTGCGGGCTTGGGCATGGGGTTCTACGCTTATTCTCGGGCGACGCAGCCGCGGAAGTGGCGTACGCCGAAGCCGCGTTTGTCTATCGGCGATCAGCCTTAA
- a CDS encoding nicotinate-nucleotide--dimethylbenzimidazole phosphoribosyltransferase, with amino-acid sequence MDDATFESVSAPDEQSREAVVSALAQLQPMGAGIGRLTEVAAWLAACQGQVPAAALQRCRAVVFAGDHGVARLGVSSLPLELSVQRAEALLVGGGVANVAAREAGASIRVVDVSLDHEAWGEERVSRSSGSIDREDAMSPEQFARALEIGRRVADEEIDGGADLLIPGDLGVATTTVAAAVMGAFTRTEPVAIVGPGVGVSDEMWKVKVAAIRDAMFRVRGQVSTPLDTLRMISSPDFVALVAFIAQAAARRTPMLLDGALVTAAAYVAEMLAPGVRGWLWAGQLTPEPSQLIALQAMDLTPLLALDMTAGQATGALTALPLVKAAAEMVAEQLA; translated from the coding sequence ATGGATGACGCGACGTTTGAATCAGTCAGTGCCCCCGATGAGCAGTCCAGGGAGGCGGTGGTGAGCGCGTTGGCGCAGCTGCAGCCGATGGGGGCGGGCATTGGTCGTTTGACTGAGGTCGCTGCGTGGCTGGCTGCTTGTCAGGGGCAGGTGCCGGCTGCTGCGCTGCAGCGGTGCCGGGCGGTGGTGTTTGCGGGGGATCATGGCGTGGCCCGGCTGGGTGTGTCGTCTTTGCCGCTGGAGCTGTCCGTCCAGCGGGCGGAAGCCCTGCTGGTGGGCGGCGGTGTGGCGAATGTGGCGGCGCGGGAGGCGGGGGCGTCGATACGCGTTGTCGATGTGTCGTTGGACCATGAGGCGTGGGGTGAGGAGCGGGTGTCGCGGTCGTCTGGGTCGATTGATCGCGAGGATGCGATGTCGCCGGAGCAGTTTGCGCGGGCGTTGGAGATTGGTAGGCGTGTCGCCGATGAGGAGATCGATGGTGGCGCTGACCTGCTCATCCCGGGTGATTTAGGGGTGGCGACGACGACTGTCGCGGCTGCTGTCATGGGGGCGTTTACTCGCACGGAGCCGGTCGCGATCGTGGGGCCGGGTGTGGGGGTCAGCGATGAGATGTGGAAGGTGAAGGTCGCTGCGATCCGCGACGCAATGTTCCGCGTTCGCGGCCAGGTGTCCACCCCGTTGGACACGCTTCGGATGATCTCGTCGCCGGATTTCGTCGCTTTGGTGGCGTTCATTGCGCAGGCTGCGGCGCGCCGCACCCCCATGCTTCTCGACGGCGCCTTGGTCACCGCCGCCGCCTACGTCGCCGAGATGCTCGCCCCGGGCGTGCGGGGCTGGCTGTGGGCTGGACAGCTCACGCCGGAGCCGTCGCAGCTCATCGCCTTGCAGGCGATGGATCTCACTCCCCTGCTAGCGCTCGACATGACCGCGGGCCAAGCCACGGGGGCGCTCACTGCGCTGCCGCTGGTCAAGGCCGCTGCGGAAATGGTGGCCGAGCAGCTGGCTTAG
- a CDS encoding branched-chain amino acid aminotransferase: MTSLNFTVERTDSPTSDEALREILANPRFGKNFTDHMVTIEWDEEQGWHDARVRPYAPLSMDPATTVFHYGQAIFEGIKAYRQPDGSVATFRPTANAERMQRSAERMAMPPLPTEDFLEALRLLVDVDERWVPAAGGEASLYVRPFMISTEVSLGVSPANKYTFLVIASPVGAYFTGGVKPVSVWLSEDYVRAAPGGTGAAKFAGNYAASLLAQAQAEEKGCDQVVWLDAIEHNYIEEMGGMNLMFVYGSGEQARVVTPELSGSLLPGITRDSLLQVARDLGHETEERRISKTEWRDDATSGAMTESLACGTAAVITPVGRVLSESGEFEVNHNEPGAVTLELRERLTGIQRGLVPDTHGWLHTLVPAP, translated from the coding sequence ATGACGTCTCTTAACTTCACCGTGGAACGCACGGACTCCCCGACGTCCGATGAGGCACTGCGGGAGATCCTGGCGAACCCACGTTTCGGCAAGAATTTCACCGACCACATGGTCACCATCGAGTGGGATGAGGAGCAGGGTTGGCACGACGCACGCGTCCGCCCCTACGCCCCCCTGTCGATGGACCCGGCAACCACCGTGTTCCACTACGGCCAAGCCATTTTTGAGGGAATCAAAGCCTACCGCCAGCCCGACGGATCCGTCGCCACCTTTAGGCCCACCGCCAACGCCGAACGCATGCAGCGCTCGGCCGAGCGCATGGCCATGCCGCCCCTGCCGACCGAGGACTTCCTCGAGGCACTGCGTTTGCTTGTCGACGTCGACGAGCGTTGGGTCCCCGCCGCCGGCGGCGAAGCCAGCCTCTACGTGCGCCCCTTCATGATCTCCACCGAAGTCTCCCTCGGCGTGAGCCCCGCAAACAAGTACACCTTCTTAGTCATCGCCTCACCCGTCGGCGCCTACTTCACCGGTGGCGTCAAGCCGGTGTCCGTCTGGCTCTCGGAAGACTACGTCCGCGCAGCCCCCGGTGGCACCGGTGCCGCCAAGTTCGCCGGCAACTACGCCGCCTCCCTCCTCGCCCAAGCTCAGGCCGAGGAGAAGGGCTGCGACCAGGTGGTGTGGTTGGATGCCATCGAGCACAACTACATCGAGGAAATGGGCGGCATGAACCTCATGTTCGTCTACGGCTCGGGCGAGCAGGCACGCGTGGTCACCCCGGAACTATCCGGTTCGCTGTTGCCCGGCATCACCCGCGACTCGCTCCTCCAGGTCGCCCGCGACCTCGGCCACGAAACAGAAGAACGACGGATCTCCAAGACCGAATGGCGCGACGATGCCACCTCAGGCGCCATGACGGAATCACTAGCCTGCGGCACGGCGGCTGTGATCACCCCGGTCGGCCGGGTGCTGTCCGAAAGCGGCGAGTTCGAGGTCAACCACAACGAGCCAGGTGCCGTCACGTTGGAACTGCGCGAGCGCCTCACCGGTATTCAGCGCGGCCTCGTGCCCGACACCCACGGGTGGCTGCACACGCTCGTCCCCGCCCCCTAA
- a CDS encoding leucyl aminopeptidase translates to MADATFALPARSTTPQLTLAKKAPKSTDAFLVPVLSGDDGLELPASTLLDDAALRTVLRSLTAVGATGRAGEITRVPAPKGVSADSVIAVGLGDPEDLNDEDVRRAAGTAARSLKGLGTVATTVGIFGLAPAVEGLILGAYQYPGVRSEKEKASSAPVGTIVVLGDPKKDTAEFDTAVTTAEAAVFARDLVNTPSSHLYPESYAAILSAAASEAGLEVEVLDEKALKKQGFGGILAVGQGSARGPRLVRLTWSPKKAKKSVALVGKGITFDTGGISLKPGAKMENMISDMGGSAAVAATIIAAAKLGLPVKITATLPLAENMPDGEAQRPGDVITHYGGITSEIINTDAEGRLVLADAIVRASEDKPDYLVETATLTGAQLFALGARTSGVMGSDALRDRIAALGRTVGEPAWAMPMLEEQEEELKSPAADIRNSHNSTLGGMEFAALYLSKFVPEGLEWAHLDIAGPSFNNGSAYGYTGKRATGVPVRTFLALLQEVAQER, encoded by the coding sequence ATGGCTGATGCCACTTTCGCCTTGCCCGCCCGCAGCACCACCCCGCAGCTCACGCTGGCAAAGAAGGCCCCTAAGTCCACCGACGCTTTCCTCGTCCCCGTCCTCAGCGGCGATGACGGCCTGGAGCTCCCGGCTTCCACCTTGCTTGACGACGCCGCCCTGCGCACCGTCCTGCGCTCCCTCACCGCCGTTGGTGCCACCGGCCGCGCCGGCGAGATCACCCGCGTCCCCGCCCCGAAGGGCGTGTCCGCGGACAGCGTCATCGCTGTTGGCTTAGGCGACCCGGAAGACCTCAACGACGAGGACGTCCGCCGTGCTGCTGGCACGGCCGCCCGCTCGTTGAAGGGGCTGGGGACGGTGGCTACCACCGTGGGTATTTTCGGCCTGGCTCCGGCCGTCGAGGGCTTGATCCTTGGCGCGTATCAGTACCCCGGTGTGCGCAGTGAAAAGGAGAAGGCATCCTCCGCTCCCGTGGGCACGATTGTTGTCCTGGGCGATCCCAAGAAGGACACCGCGGAATTCGACACCGCGGTTACCACCGCCGAGGCCGCCGTCTTCGCCCGCGACTTGGTCAACACTCCCTCCTCTCACCTGTACCCGGAGTCTTATGCCGCTATCCTCTCCGCCGCAGCCTCGGAGGCCGGCCTGGAGGTGGAGGTTCTCGATGAGAAGGCTCTGAAGAAGCAGGGCTTTGGCGGCATCCTCGCCGTGGGTCAGGGTTCGGCCCGTGGCCCGCGTCTTGTGCGCCTGACGTGGTCCCCGAAGAAGGCAAAGAAATCGGTAGCTTTGGTGGGCAAGGGCATCACCTTCGATACCGGCGGAATTTCCCTCAAGCCCGGCGCGAAGATGGAGAACATGATCTCCGACATGGGTGGTTCGGCCGCCGTGGCCGCGACGATCATCGCCGCCGCCAAGCTGGGGTTGCCCGTGAAGATCACCGCCACGTTGCCGCTGGCGGAAAACATGCCCGACGGTGAGGCCCAGCGTCCCGGCGACGTGATCACCCACTACGGCGGGATCACCTCCGAGATCATCAACACCGACGCCGAGGGACGCCTCGTGCTTGCCGATGCCATCGTTCGCGCCAGCGAGGACAAGCCCGACTACCTCGTCGAGACGGCCACCCTCACCGGTGCCCAGCTCTTCGCTTTGGGCGCCCGGACCTCCGGCGTCATGGGCTCCGATGCCCTGCGCGATCGAATTGCGGCCCTGGGTCGCACTGTCGGCGAGCCGGCGTGGGCCATGCCGATGCTGGAGGAGCAGGAAGAAGAACTGAAGTCCCCTGCCGCCGACATCCGCAATTCGCATAACTCCACCCTCGGCGGGATGGAATTCGCTGCGCTGTACCTATCGAAGTTCGTTCCCGAGGGCCTCGAGTGGGCCCACCTTGATATCGCGGGGCCGTCCTTCAACAACGGCAGCGCCTACGGGTACACCGGCAAGCGCGCCACCGGCGTTCCGGTGCGCACCTTCCTAGCGCTGTTGCAGGAGGTTGCGCAGGAGCGCTAG
- a CDS encoding DeoR/GlpR family DNA-binding transcription regulator has translation MDREQRLKVIIRAVDRPGVTTVDSLVSLTGASGVTIRRDLAELEAIGAVERVHGGAKKVATRGAPQPFSLRQSEDKAEKQALAIAVAEMINDEESVIIDNGTTCQAVARRLSGRPITALCLSLYSAAAIAKRPGARVIIPGGEVENDTLALHGSAALSTIRDFSADVILLGSCSTSLERGLATVTYPDAENKRAGMAAASRSILVVTPRKLGRVSTFRFADVSDLDTLVTTADAPREMLAEIRDLGVRVVTV, from the coding sequence ATGGACCGGGAACAACGACTCAAAGTGATCATCCGAGCAGTCGATCGACCGGGGGTAACCACGGTCGATTCGCTCGTGTCACTCACCGGCGCCTCCGGGGTCACCATTCGACGCGACCTCGCCGAACTGGAAGCCATCGGCGCAGTTGAGAGGGTGCACGGCGGGGCCAAGAAAGTGGCTACCCGCGGTGCACCCCAACCGTTTTCCTTGCGCCAATCCGAGGACAAAGCGGAGAAGCAGGCTCTCGCTATTGCCGTCGCCGAGATGATCAACGATGAGGAGTCGGTGATCATCGACAACGGCACCACGTGTCAGGCCGTCGCCCGGCGCCTGTCCGGGCGTCCCATCACCGCACTATGCCTCTCGCTCTACTCGGCGGCAGCGATAGCCAAACGCCCAGGAGCCCGAGTCATCATCCCCGGCGGCGAAGTGGAAAACGACACCCTCGCCCTCCACGGCAGCGCAGCACTATCCACGATCCGTGACTTTTCCGCCGATGTCATCCTGCTCGGGAGCTGTTCCACCTCCCTGGAACGTGGCCTGGCAACAGTGACGTACCCGGACGCCGAGAACAAGCGCGCGGGGATGGCGGCGGCGTCGAGAAGCATATTGGTGGTGACCCCACGCAAACTCGGACGGGTCTCCACCTTCCGCTTCGCCGACGTCTCCGACCTGGACACCCTCGTGACCACAGCGGACGCCCCGCGCGAGATGCTCGCCGAGATCCGCGACCTCGGCGTGCGTGTGGTCACCGTCTAA
- the sucB gene encoding 2-oxoglutarate dehydrogenase, E2 component, dihydrolipoamide succinyltransferase, translating to MAFSVEMPELGESVTEGTITQWLKQVGDTVEVDEPLLEVSTDKVDTEIPSPQAGVLLEIKAEEDDTVDVGAVIAIIGDADESTDSDDSDSADDEVEEEVVEEEAPKEEKKESAPQSSGGSAKATDVEMPELGESVTEGTITQWLKSVGDTVEVDEPLLEVSTDKVDTEIPSPVAGTLLEILADEDDTVDVGAVIARVGDEAAASGDSAGSSDDDSDDDVPSDDAIDEAESKDDNDTVDEAASADKSSDSGDSGDATDVEMPELGESVTEGTITQWLKSVGDTVEVDEPLLEVSTDKVDTEIPSPVAGTLLEILADEDDTVDVGAVIARVGSGAAKKPAPKAAPKEEKKEEAPKKEAPKAEKPEPKKEEPKAEKQPEKQPEKKVNNADVPYVTPLVRKLADKHGVDLSTVEGTGVGGRIRKQDVLAAAEGGSEATSAAPAEKDARAHWSTKSVDPAKAELIGTTQKVNRIREITAKTMIKSLQTTAQLTHVQEVDMTRVAELRKAAKDAFVKKHGANPTYLVFIVKAVAEALVSHPNVNASYNAETKEMTYHSDVNIAIAVDTPQGLLVPVIKKAQDLSMAEIAAAITDLAERARNKKLRPDDLAGGTFTVTNIGSEGALLDTPVLTPPQAGILGTAAIEKRPVVVTDDGVDSIAIRQMCYLPFTYDHQVIDGADAGRFITTIKDRLETADFQEDLDI from the coding sequence ATGGCGTTCTCCGTAGAGATGCCCGAACTGGGCGAATCCGTCACTGAAGGCACCATCACTCAGTGGCTGAAGCAGGTCGGCGACACCGTGGAGGTCGACGAGCCGCTGCTCGAAGTCTCCACCGACAAGGTTGACACTGAGATCCCCTCCCCCCAGGCCGGCGTCCTGCTGGAAATCAAAGCCGAGGAGGACGACACCGTTGATGTCGGCGCTGTCATCGCCATTATTGGTGACGCCGACGAATCCACCGACTCCGATGACTCTGACTCTGCAGACGACGAGGTCGAAGAAGAGGTAGTAGAGGAGGAGGCTCCGAAGGAAGAGAAGAAGGAGTCCGCCCCTCAGTCCTCCGGCGGTTCCGCCAAGGCCACTGACGTTGAGATGCCGGAACTCGGCGAATCCGTCACCGAAGGCACCATCACCCAGTGGCTCAAGTCCGTCGGCGACACAGTCGAGGTCGACGAACCCCTCCTCGAAGTCTCCACCGACAAGGTCGACACCGAGATCCCCTCCCCCGTCGCCGGCACCCTCCTCGAAATCCTCGCCGACGAAGACGACACCGTCGACGTCGGAGCCGTCATCGCCCGCGTCGGCGACGAGGCAGCTGCTTCCGGTGACTCCGCTGGCTCCTCCGATGATGATTCGGACGACGACGTGCCCTCCGACGACGCTATCGATGAGGCCGAGTCCAAGGACGACAACGACACCGTCGACGAGGCTGCCTCCGCTGACAAGTCATCTGACTCCGGAGACTCCGGTGACGCCACCGACGTGGAGATGCCGGAACTCGGCGAATCCGTCACCGAGGGCACCATCACCCAGTGGCTCAAATCCGTCGGCGACACCGTCGAGGTCGACGAACCCCTCCTCGAGGTCTCCACCGACAAGGTCGACACCGAGATCCCCTCCCCCGTCGCCGGCACCCTCCTCGAAATCCTCGCCGACGAAGACGACACCGTCGACGTCGGAGCCGTCATCGCCCGCGTCGGCTCTGGCGCTGCCAAGAAGCCCGCTCCGAAGGCTGCTCCCAAGGAAGAGAAGAAGGAAGAGGCACCGAAGAAGGAGGCTCCCAAGGCCGAGAAGCCGGAGCCCAAGAAGGAAGAGCCGAAGGCTGAGAAGCAGCCGGAGAAGCAGCCGGAGAAGAAGGTCAACAACGCGGACGTTCCTTACGTCACGCCGCTGGTGCGCAAGCTCGCCGACAAGCACGGCGTCGACCTCTCCACCGTGGAGGGCACCGGCGTTGGTGGCCGTATTCGCAAGCAGGATGTCCTGGCTGCGGCCGAGGGTGGTTCCGAGGCGACGTCTGCGGCACCGGCCGAGAAGGATGCCCGCGCTCACTGGTCGACCAAGTCCGTTGATCCGGCCAAGGCTGAGCTGATTGGCACGACCCAGAAGGTCAACCGCATCCGCGAGATCACCGCTAAGACGATGATCAAGTCGCTGCAGACCACCGCGCAGCTGACCCATGTCCAGGAAGTTGACATGACTCGCGTCGCTGAGCTGCGTAAGGCTGCGAAGGATGCCTTCGTGAAGAAGCACGGCGCGAACCCGACCTACCTGGTGTTCATCGTCAAGGCTGTCGCCGAGGCTCTGGTGTCTCACCCGAACGTCAACGCGTCCTACAACGCCGAGACCAAGGAGATGACTTACCACTCTGACGTCAACATCGCGATCGCCGTGGATACCCCGCAGGGTCTGCTCGTACCGGTGATCAAGAAGGCTCAGGACCTGTCGATGGCTGAGATCGCCGCTGCCATCACCGACCTGGCCGAGCGTGCTCGCAACAAGAAGCTGCGCCCCGACGATCTGGCCGGCGGTACTTTCACGGTGACCAACATCGGTTCGGAAGGTGCCCTGCTGGACACCCCGGTGCTCACGCCGCCGCAGGCCGGCATTCTGGGTACCGCGGCCATCGAGAAGCGTCCGGTGGTGGTCACCGATGACGGCGTTGACTCCATCGCGATCCGCCAGATGTGCTACCTGCCCTTCACCTACGATCACCAGGTGATCGATGGTGCTGATGCCGGTCGCTTCATTACCACGATCAAGGACCGCCTCGAGACCGCTGATTTCCAGGAAGACCTGGATATCTAA
- the gcvP gene encoding aminomethyl-transferring glycine dehydrogenase produces the protein MSFSPVTDPASYLARHIGPDPAEEKVMLDQLGYSSIDELIDQALPADIRVEQTPVIGEALSETQARAKLRSYADQNVVLKAFYGQGFSDTITPPVIRRNVVENPGWYTAYTPYQPEISQGRLEALLNFQTMVSELTGLPLANASLLDEASAVAEAVGLMSRAKKKGRRVILDSRLHPQVLGVAAERARAIDLEVEITDLTGELVGEDLCGVVIAYPGTEGDVVDPRRIIDAIHDRGGVATVVTDLLALFLLESPGELGADIAVGNSQRFGVPLFYGGPHAAFMAVSDALKRQMPGRLVGVSIDSDGNPAYRLALQTREQHIRRERATSNICTAQALLAVTASMYAVYHGPAGLKAIAERVHDRASSFAETLRAGGVTVLHDAFFDTVAVRVADGGAQGVVDKLADAGYLVRPIDADTVGVSFGESATEADVAALAAAFTDADVEKPVSAVPDSVKRTTETLTHPIFSSIHSETQMLRYLRMLSDKDLALDRTMIPLGSCTMKLNPTAGMETITWPEFANIHPFAPDAQAQGWIALIEELEGWLESVTGYAKVSVQPNAGSQGELAGLLAIRRYHVANGDHERDICLVPASAHGTNAASATLANLRVVVVATADDGSIDLADLEAKLEQYGKHVAAIMITYPSTHGVFEDTVRTVCDKVHAVGGQVYIDGANMNALTGLAQPGKFGGDVSHLNLHKTFTIPHGGGGPGVGPVCVAEHLVPFLPANPVTTDPSKPAADDTGVPIASSKYGSAGVLPISWSYIAMMGSEGLARATANAILGANYLARNLRDSFPVLYTGKNDLVAHECILDLRELTKQSGVTAADVAKRLIDYGFHAPTLAFPVAGTLMVEPTESENLAELDRFIDAMRSIRAEIQEIIDGRVNYDDSVLHHAPYTAWSVSRDEWDYPFTREQAAWPVPGLHRAKYFPPVRRLNEAYGDRNLVCSCPPPEAFDFHDDSDSDS, from the coding sequence ATGTCATTTTCTCCGGTCACCGATCCCGCCTCTTACCTGGCCCGTCACATAGGCCCAGATCCCGCCGAGGAGAAGGTGATGTTGGATCAGCTCGGCTACTCCTCGATTGATGAGCTCATTGATCAGGCTCTCCCCGCGGACATCCGGGTTGAGCAGACGCCGGTCATCGGGGAGGCGCTGTCGGAAACCCAAGCGCGGGCGAAGCTGCGGTCGTACGCGGATCAGAATGTGGTCCTCAAGGCGTTCTATGGTCAGGGTTTTTCAGACACGATTACCCCGCCGGTCATTCGCCGGAACGTGGTGGAGAATCCGGGGTGGTACACCGCGTACACGCCTTATCAGCCGGAGATTTCGCAGGGCCGGTTGGAGGCTCTGCTCAATTTCCAGACGATGGTTTCGGAGCTGACGGGCTTGCCGTTGGCCAATGCGTCGCTGTTGGATGAGGCGTCTGCTGTTGCGGAGGCCGTGGGTTTGATGTCGCGGGCGAAGAAGAAGGGCCGTCGGGTCATCCTCGATTCGCGTTTGCACCCGCAGGTGTTGGGTGTGGCGGCTGAGCGTGCTCGCGCTATTGATCTCGAGGTGGAGATCACTGACCTCACGGGTGAGCTCGTTGGTGAGGATCTGTGCGGCGTTGTTATTGCGTACCCGGGCACGGAGGGTGATGTCGTCGATCCTCGTCGCATCATTGACGCGATCCATGATCGGGGTGGTGTGGCGACGGTGGTGACCGATCTCCTGGCGTTGTTCCTGCTGGAGTCGCCCGGCGAGTTGGGCGCGGACATCGCGGTGGGTAACTCCCAGCGTTTTGGTGTTCCGCTGTTCTATGGCGGACCCCACGCGGCGTTTATGGCGGTCAGTGATGCGCTCAAGCGTCAGATGCCGGGGCGCCTGGTGGGTGTGTCCATTGATTCGGATGGCAACCCCGCCTACCGGCTTGCTTTGCAGACGCGTGAGCAGCATATTCGCCGCGAGCGGGCGACGTCGAACATCTGCACCGCTCAGGCGTTGCTCGCGGTGACGGCCTCGATGTATGCCGTTTACCACGGCCCGGCTGGCTTGAAGGCCATCGCCGAGCGCGTCCACGACCGTGCCTCTAGCTTCGCGGAGACTCTGCGGGCGGGCGGCGTGACCGTGCTTCACGATGCTTTCTTTGACACGGTGGCCGTCCGCGTTGCGGACGGTGGGGCGCAGGGGGTCGTCGATAAGCTGGCAGATGCTGGCTACCTGGTACGCCCCATCGATGCTGACACCGTGGGGGTGTCGTTCGGTGAGTCGGCGACGGAGGCGGACGTTGCAGCGTTGGCTGCGGCGTTCACCGACGCGGACGTCGAAAAGCCGGTATCGGCGGTCCCAGATTCGGTTAAGCGCACGACGGAGACGCTCACCCACCCGATTTTCTCCTCCATCCATTCCGAGACTCAGATGCTGCGGTACTTGCGCATGCTGTCGGATAAGGACTTGGCGCTGGACCGGACGATGATTCCGCTGGGCTCGTGCACGATGAAGCTCAATCCCACCGCGGGTATGGAGACGATCACCTGGCCGGAGTTTGCCAACATTCACCCCTTCGCGCCGGATGCGCAGGCCCAGGGCTGGATCGCGCTCATTGAGGAGCTCGAAGGCTGGCTGGAATCAGTGACGGGCTACGCCAAGGTGTCCGTGCAGCCGAATGCCGGTTCGCAGGGTGAGTTGGCTGGTCTGCTGGCTATTCGTCGCTACCACGTGGCCAACGGCGATCATGAGCGTGACATCTGCCTCGTGCCGGCTTCCGCGCACGGCACGAATGCGGCGTCTGCGACCTTGGCCAACCTGCGCGTCGTGGTGGTCGCCACGGCCGACGATGGCTCGATTGACCTCGCGGACCTGGAGGCGAAGCTGGAGCAGTACGGCAAGCATGTCGCCGCCATCATGATCACCTACCCGTCCACCCACGGCGTGTTTGAGGACACTGTGCGCACCGTCTGCGACAAGGTCCACGCGGTCGGCGGGCAGGTCTACATCGATGGAGCGAACATGAACGCGCTGACGGGCTTGGCTCAGCCGGGCAAGTTCGGCGGCGATGTCTCCCACCTCAACCTGCACAAGACCTTTACCATCCCCCATGGTGGTGGCGGCCCGGGCGTCGGCCCGGTGTGCGTGGCCGAGCACCTCGTGCCCTTCCTCCCTGCCAATCCCGTCACCACCGATCCGTCGAAGCCCGCCGCCGATGACACCGGCGTGCCGATCGCGTCGTCGAAGTACGGCTCCGCGGGAGTCCTCCCGATCTCGTGGTCCTACATCGCGATGATGGGCTCCGAGGGCCTGGCGCGCGCGACCGCCAACGCCATCCTGGGTGCCAACTACCTCGCCCGGAACCTGCGTGATTCCTTCCCGGTGCTGTACACGGGCAAGAACGACCTGGTGGCCCACGAGTGCATCCTTGACCTGCGTGAGCTGACGAAGCAGTCCGGTGTTACCGCCGCCGATGTGGCCAAGCGCCTCATCGACTACGGCTTCCACGCCCCGACCCTGGCTTTCCCGGTCGCGGGCACGCTCATGGTGGAGCCGACCGAGTCCGAGAACCTCGCGGAGCTAGATCGTTTCATCGACGCCATGCGCTCCATCCGCGCCGAGATCCAAGAGATTATCGACGGTCGCGTCAACTACGACGACTCCGTCCTCCATCATGCGCCCTACACCGCCTGGTCGGTCTCTCGGGATGAGTGGGACTACCCGTTCACCCGCGAGCAGGCCGCCTGGCCCGTGCCGGGCCTGCACCGAGCGAAGTATTTCCCGCCGGTGCGCCGCCTCAACGAGGCTTACGGCGATCGCAACCTCGTGTGCTCGTGCCCGCCGCCCGAGGCTTTCGACTTCCATGATGACTCCGACTCCGATTCTTAA